The DNA segment CTGTGGCTAGGAACTGCTCTGCTGTGGCCTGGTCGGGCTTCTCCACGAAGCGCTTGATCGTCACATGGGCGGGTTCTCCGAGGGAGAACGTTTCGCTGGCCTCGATGTAGCCGTAGCCGGTTTCCGGGGCCGTCGGCACGATGCCGAAGGTCACCAGGCGCCCCTCCTCGGCGGGTTTGCGACCGGAGGCGATGGCCTGGCGGAATTGGGCGGCATCGCGGATCAGGTGGTCTGCCGCCAGCACCAGCAGCAGGGGATCATCGCCATTGGCCGTGGCCTGCAGGGCAGCCACTGTCACCGCCGGGGCAGTGTTGCGGCCCATCGGCTCCAGCAGGATCGCGTTCGGTTCAACCCCGATCTGGCGCATCTGCTCGGCCACGATGAAGCGGTGGTCTTCATTGCAGATCAGCAACGGAGCCGCCAACGCTTCCAGGCCATTGAGGCGCTGCTGGGTTTGCTGCAGCAGCGTCGCTTCGCCATCGCCACTCAACGGCCAGTACTGCTTGGGGTAACTCGCCCGCGACAGCGGCCACAGCCGTGTGCCGGTTCCTCCGCAGAGGATCACAGGAATCAGCGGTGTGGCGGCCATCAGGTCCTGCAGGCGGTGACCCAGGTTCGCTTGCCCCAGGGGCTTCTGTCGATGCCCTGGGAACGACCGATTTGCGTCAGAGCTCCAGCAAGCCCGGTGGCGGCGTGAGCAGCAGCCAGCCCTCCTCGAGCTGCACCTCCGGCACGATCGCTTCCACGAAGGGGATCAGCAGCTTGCGGCCATCAGTGGTGGTGATTTCCAGCAGATCGTTGCCGCCACTGATCAGGTCGCTCACCGTGCCGATGGCTGGGCCATCGGCTTCGAGCCGTGACTCCAGTCCGATCAGATCGAGCAGGTGAAATTCTCCCTCCGCCAGCTCGGGGCGATCGTCCGCCGACACCAGCAGCTCATTGCCCACCAGGGCTTCAGCGGCACCGCGGTTGTCGATCCCTTCAAAACGCACCACAAACAACGACTTGCCCGGCAGCTGCCGGCCTTTTTTGAGCTGGATCTCGGTGGGCTCTCCACCCTTGCGGCTGCGCAGCCAGCGCGGCCCTGGTGCCGTGAAGCGCTCAGGGAAATCACTGGCGGGGTTCACCCGCAGCTCCCCCTGCAGCCCCTGGACTCCAACGATCTTGCCGACGCTGAGCCAGTCGTCGCTCTCCGCCATGCCATCCGCCACACACTCTGCCGATAATGGCGCCAGATCCGTCCGAGACCGAGCCATGGCGTCTGCACCCGCTCCGATCCTTCCCGGCTCCACCGTCACCGTGGCCGATGCCACCTCGATCTACAACGGCTACACCGGCTTTGTTCAACGGATCAGCGGAGATTGTGCGGCCGTTTTGTTTGAAGGTGGCAACTGGGACAAGTTGGTGACCCTGCGCTTGAAAGACCTCCAGCCGGCCTAAGGCAATGGACACTGGCCGCAACCTGCGACAACGCCTGCAGGCCACGGTGCTGGAAGCCAGCACCCCGGCGGGCAAGGCCTACAACGCCGTCATCTTCGGGGCAATTCTCCTGAGTGTTCTGGCCCTGCTGCTGGAGCCAGATCCCTTGGGTAACTCGGCCCTGCGCCAGACCAATGTGCTCTGGATTGATCTGGTGCAGAACGTCTGCTTGGCGGTGTTCGCGGCGGATTTCGTTCTGCACCTGGCCTTGGTGGAGAAGCCTCGCCGCTACCTGTTCAGCTTCACCGGATTGATCGACGCTTCAGCGGTGCTGTTCTTCTTCGTGCCGCAGGTGCGTAGTGAGTTGCTGCTGTGGGTGTTCAAGTTCGGCCGCATCCTGCGGGTGTTCAAGCTGCTCAAGTTCATCGATGAGGCCCGCGTGTTGGGGCAGGCGCTGCGGGGCAGTGCCCGCACCATCGGCGTCTTTTTGTTCTTCGTCTTTCTGCTGCAGGTGGTGCTCGGTTACAGCATCTTCGTGATCGAAAGCGTCCGGCCCGACACCCAGTTCCAGTCGGTGGGGAGCGGCGTCTACTGGGCGATCGTGACCATGACCACCGTGGGTTACGGCGATGTGGTGCCCCAGACAGAACTGGGGCGGCTATTGGCTTCGGTGGTGATGCTCTTGGGTTTCGGCATCATTGCCATCCCCACCGGCATCCTGACCGTGTCTGGGGTGCGCCATCATCAGCATCGCGTGGTGGAGTTGAGCTGCAACAGCTGTGGGCGTCAGGGGCACCGTAGGGACGCCCTTCACTGCGATGCCTGTGGCGCATCGCTGCCCTCGAGGGCCTGAAGAGCACCGGCAGCGGCGTTCTGTTCGGCCTCCTTGCGGGAGCGGCCCTTGGCCTCCGCCAGCTCTTTGTTGTGGATGCTCACCCGGCAGAGGAAGCGTTCGGGGTCGCCGTGCTGGTGGCTGCATTCCTCGGTGGAGTAGTCGGGTAGTCCCAGCCCTTGGCCTTGGCTCCACTCCTGCAGGCTGGTTTTGCCGTTGAACTGATGGGGAGTCGCCAGCACCGCTTGGGCGGTGGCACGCCAGTGGGGGGTGAGCCAGCGGTGAATCGTCTCAAGGTCGCCAAGGGCGCTGTACAACGCTCCGATGAGTGCCTCGGTGGCATCGGCCCGCAGCCTGGATTGGGCGGAACGATCCCCTTGGGCGTGCCGCCCCAACAGCAGGTGCTGTTCGATGCCAAGCGTTTCACCCACCTCCGCCAGCCAGCGGTCGCTGACCAGTTGGGCCCGCAGGTTGGAGCAGGCACCCACCGCGAGATCGGTATGGTGGCGATCAATGAATTCGGTGGCGGCGAGCCGCAGGACCGCATCACCAAGGAACTCCAACCGTTCCAGGTTGCGGGTCCGGCCGCTCGACACGTGGGTGAGGGCCTGATCCACCAGGTCCAGCAGCTTCGGGTCGATCGGGATCTCAGCGTCGAGGCGCTGGATCAGGTCGCTGAGCTCTGCGGCGCGGAATGGATCCACAAGGACTCCTGAGCAACGCTGATAGGGGGTGAAAGCAGGACATAAGCCGGGTTCTGTTCACACCTCGCAGAGGTTGGTCTGCAGAGGATGGGTGGCTATCTATCTGGGACCGCCGTTACCGACGGCCTCGAGCGGCGCTTTCAAGCGGAACGGGGCCAATGGCCAGCCGTCGTTCCTTGGCCTTGCTCCTAGCCGGGGTTTACCGAGCCAGCACCTCTCGATGCTGCTGGTGCGCTCTTACCGCACCTTTGCACCCTTGCCTGTGCCGGCGAACCGGCCATCGGCGGTGTGTTTCTGTGGCACTCTCCTCACGGTCACCCGCACTGGGCGTTACCCAGCAAGCCTGGCCATCAGGGAGCCCGGACTTTCCTCAGCCGACACTCAAAGAGATCGGCTGCAACCACCTCGCCTGCTTTCAGATCTCATCATGCCTCGTGGGCATAATTCAGAGGTCTGGGGCTGTAGCTCAGCTGGATAGAGCGACGGTTTCCTAAACCGTAGGTCGTGGGTTCGAGTCCCGCCAGCCCCGTGAGAACTGCTTAAGAAGTAGTGAGCGCTACATCTGGTGGGGTGGGCAGATCGTTCACCACCGCTAGGGTTGAGTCAACCTGTTGTGGGTGCCATGACCCAGCTTCACGATCTTCGTCTGCGGCTGTTGGTGCAGCAGGAAAGTGAGCGGATTGCTGAGTCCCAGCCCACGGATCTGGACCTATCGGTGGTTCAGGCCCGCTGTCTCTGCTGGCTGGCTCTTCTGGCGGAAGCCCATGAAGACCAGGCCAGTGATGCCGAACGCCGCGGCGATACCGAACAAGCCATGGGCTGGTTTGCGGATTCGATGCGGCTGCGGGACGTCATCGGTGTGGTGTCGTCCATTGA comes from the Synechococcus sp. A15-62 genome and includes:
- a CDS encoding NAD(P)H dehydrogenase subunit NdhS produces the protein MASAPAPILPGSTVTVADATSIYNGYTGFVQRISGDCAAVLFEGGNWDKLVTLRLKDLQPA
- the rimM gene encoding ribosome maturation factor RimM (Essential for efficient processing of 16S rRNA), which encodes MAESDDWLSVGKIVGVQGLQGELRVNPASDFPERFTAPGPRWLRSRKGGEPTEIQLKKGRQLPGKSLFVVRFEGIDNRGAAEALVGNELLVSADDRPELAEGEFHLLDLIGLESRLEADGPAIGTVSDLISGGNDLLEITTTDGRKLLIPFVEAIVPEVQLEEGWLLLTPPPGLLEL
- the rnc gene encoding ribonuclease III, producing the protein MDPFRAAELSDLIQRLDAEIPIDPKLLDLVDQALTHVSSGRTRNLERLEFLGDAVLRLAATEFIDRHHTDLAVGACSNLRAQLVSDRWLAEVGETLGIEQHLLLGRHAQGDRSAQSRLRADATEALIGALYSALGDLETIHRWLTPHWRATAQAVLATPHQFNGKTSLQEWSQGQGLGLPDYSTEECSHQHGDPERFLCRVSIHNKELAEAKGRSRKEAEQNAAAGALQALEGSDAPQASQ
- a CDS encoding ion transporter — protein: MDTGRNLRQRLQATVLEASTPAGKAYNAVIFGAILLSVLALLLEPDPLGNSALRQTNVLWIDLVQNVCLAVFAADFVLHLALVEKPRRYLFSFTGLIDASAVLFFFVPQVRSELLLWVFKFGRILRVFKLLKFIDEARVLGQALRGSARTIGVFLFFVFLLQVVLGYSIFVIESVRPDTQFQSVGSGVYWAIVTMTTVGYGDVVPQTELGRLLASVVMLLGFGIIAIPTGILTVSGVRHHQHRVVELSCNSCGRQGHRRDALHCDACGASLPSRA